DNA from Quercus lobata isolate SW786 chromosome 1, ValleyOak3.0 Primary Assembly, whole genome shotgun sequence:
TTTGACAAAGAACATCCTGGTATATATCCCATCCATTTTAGGTTCAGATAGTCAACCAGCCAATCTTCCTGGTTTCAAAACACAAGCTTTGCACAATAAATCAGAGCAGCTGCCCTGCCAGAGAAAAATGGCAAAGCCTTTTTCTTAGGAGTCTGGGAATAACAGGTAATGAGCTGAAACCACTAAAGGACAGCTTAGCATGTGTACTTCACAGAAGTGAAATCTTAACAGAATATTTTCCCAAATGTTCAATGCCTCTTGATAAACTACAACTTGATCCCTAAAACAtaagctattaggaaatgataatttaatcatttaaccaacATTCTACCACCTTGATAAAATGCAAGCTTTGCAGTGAGTTAGACACTTACAAAAAGAATGGAACTGAGATGGAGCTCACGAGCTACCTTCTGAAAACCAACCATTAGGTTTTTCTTACAATATGGCTCATGAACAATTTTCAGTACCAACATATCAACTTCCATCAGATCCATCATCTACTCTCCTCTCCCCTCACCTCTTGCTTGCTAAATTCAGCACTACTTGTTTCTAATTACAAGTATATTGGATATACGAGCTCTGATTGTCTTGTTAACTGAACTAAACATTCATAAATTTGTTCAGATTGAGGGTGTGATTTATCCCGAACAATAAACTCATACACAATGCCATTCACCTCAATTGAGCTACAACCTGGAGTCTTCTCTACTCCTCTCTCCACCATCATCTTCCTTACCTTCTTAGCCTCCTCCCACATATTTGCATCCCCATACATATTTGCAAGCAAAACATATATTCCACTGTCACCAGGATCCAACTCAAGAAGCTTCAAAGCTGCCCTTTCTCCCATTGTTACATTTCCATGAATACGACAAGCAAAGAACAATGCACCCCAAAGCACAGCATCTGCCTCCATTGGCATGCATTTAATCAGCTCTTCCGCCTCTTCCAAATGACCAGCTCTACCTAGAAGGTCCACCATGCAGGAGTAGTGTTTGAGCTTGGGGAAAATATTGAATTTGAAGCTCATTTGAGCAAAATATTTACGGCCCTCGTCAACCAAACCTCCATGACAACAAGCAGATAAGACCCCAATAAAGGTGATCTCATCAGGCACCAACCCACTATCAATCATCATCAGGAAGTAAGATAGGGCATCATGTGCCTTCCCATGAAGGGCTAAGCCACAAATAACAGCTGTCCAAGTCAGTGAGTTTCTCTGTGGCATCTCTCGGAAAACCTGGAGAGCCTTTGTGATGTTCCCACACTTGGCATACATGTCAACTAGAGCAGTTCCTAAGGCaacatttagaaaaatattatgtttttcGATGTAACGGTGGATCCATATGCCAACATCAATTGCTCCAAGTTGTGAGCATGCAGATAAGCAGTTAACCATAGTCACTTCATCAGGCTTAATATCACTAGCCTGCATTTCATGAAACAAAGCCAAAGCCTCCTTACTGTGTTTGGCTTGGACATAACCACCAATAATTGCATTCCATGAAATAACACTCTTTTCTGGCTGCTCGTAAAAAAGCTTCCGTGCAATACCCAGAAACCCAAGTTTGGCATATCCCATAATCATTGTAGTCCAAGAAACAATTGTTCTATTCTCCATACTATCAAATATTGCTTGTGCCTCCTCAAGATTTCCACACTTGGCATACATGTCCATAAGGGCATTAGAAAGTGGAACTGTCAACTCCAACCTATTTTCTTCAATATACTGATGAAATTCTCTCCCACAATTCAAATCCCCAAGCTGGGCACAAGAAGAAACCACCCCAATCATCGTAACCTCATCGGGCTTCACTCTCTCCACTTCCATTTCTCGATAAATTCCCAATGCCTCACATGCTAACCCACGTCTAACATACCCATTAATCAAAGAATTCCAAGAAACCAAATCTCTCACACAACTTTCATCGAACACCTTACGTGCCTTGATCAATTCTCCGCACGAAACCAACATATGAATCACAGCATTGTGCACATACATATACGAATCAAAACCCATCTGCAACACATGCCCAACAATCTCATCCCCCATCAACTTCCACGACAAACCAGCACAAACTTTAAGCAAATAAGTATGAGTATAATTATCCGGCCTCGAAGACCCACCATCCCTCAACATTCTCTTGTACAAAACAACCCCTTCTTCCATATTTTCACTCTCAGAGTACCCTCTAATGGCAACATTCCAAGAGAAAACATTTGGGTTATTCGAATTATACAAAATCTGAGAGCAATAGCCAAGGTTCCGACACTCAGAGATGGCGCAAAAGGCGATAAGCCGGCTTGAGGCGAAGCTGTTTGATGAAAGGCCTGTGAGAGTCATTTGGGCTTGGATTTGCTTCAACTGGGACATGGATTTGCATCGTtctaagagagagaggagtggGTTTGTTTGGACAAGAGTGTGGGTTGTGTTCCAGTTTGTGGGTCTTCTTCTTTCCTTGTGGAGTGAGAGCGAGCGAGCGtgaagcaaagaagaagaagagagtgagagtgggtttgggtttgggaatAAACGTAGAGATCTAAGTGTGTTCATTTCTGTGTTGCATTGTGGTTTTGGCGGGAAAAAAGATCGATTTTGTTACCAAAAAGTTTATATTACGTCAAGTGTTATAGATGTAAAGTCGaatattttgttgcaataagtcaaaaaaaaaatatttattaattttatgtggCTGGTTATGACCTATGGatagtgaaaataaaataatgatctATAAGAGCATCCACGGCAGATGTGgtaaaaattatgtcattttgtcacactaaaaacctactttattattttaccatatcattttacaacatctcatttatcaaatattttatcatacaattctatacattaaaataatatttactatacattaaaataatatttactacatattaaaataatatattatcccCTCCCCCATTATCctcaacaacagcaacaacatcAACGGCACAACCACCGGCCACAAATATCCACTGTGGCAACAACACCGATAGCCACCACCGACCATCACCCCCACAgcccaccaccactaccactgTCACCGCCTATAGCCCACAGCCCACCACCACCCAGATCAATTGAACGACCACCTGTCgcctacaatttaaaaaacaaacacaaatacccaccatcaccaccactacAACCCACCTCTACTGCAAACCAACCACCACAATTACTCACCAATCTCagatcaacccaaaaaaaaaaaaaaaaaaaaccccacaacCAGAGAGGGGCAAAGTGAAAGGCGaatagagaggagagagaagagggtGAGATCGACGGCGGCCTCAGGGTGAGATCGGCCCGTGAGTGAGATTGGTGAGATCGAGCGTGGCTGAGATATTGACGGCGGTTGGGCGAGATCGACGGTGGCGGCTTCAGAGGGTGAGAGAGATTGGCATGCGTTTCCAAGAAGCTGTCCTCCAAGCCCTCGCCGGCGGAGCAAGCTGTCGTCGTCAGAGTTACGCCATCGTCACTGTCAGTGAACATCTCGGACTGGTCGAAGATCCTGAGAGATGAGTACAGAGATAATACagggagaagagagagggaaccgatgagagagaagagaaaagaaaaaaatgaaaagagaggagagagaaaagagaataaaaaactataaaaaattttgcaacatCTGTCCGTAtcgtctcatatttgagacggtactgtagccgtgttgtataatttttggaatttggaacatctgataaacctccatttttgtgtttggtgtggcaaatgtgccaaatatttggcatttggcacatttaccacATCTGATATAGATGCTCTAATGAATAATGCTAGATACAAattcttttccaaaattttttacaaattattgatatgACGAGtggttattaataaataaaaaaatgatattaatgatggatctagataaaaaccaataaaaaattagttacatcaatattttgtaaaaatattataaaatagtttgtaactgtAACATTATTACTCGTTAGGAtaacaggaaaagaaaaatgttggtGAATAAGCTAGAAGCTTTTCATAGCTAAATATATGGAGTGGACCATAGTTTTGTGCCTTTGTGAATGGTTGTTTGTTCccttaaggaatttttttaaattatattttcttgtaaagacttaaaaattcaaattcatattTAAGTCATTAGGCTGActgaaaaatttattaaaaattgttttattgagcggaagaaaggcaaaaaatatatatacatattttggaaatttttatttcaattaaagtGAATGCAATTGAgataattttaaagttttaaataaaagatttgtTCATAATAATTATGAAGGaagatacatttttttttttaagttttggctCAAGGGATGGAGAGAAGATATATTCAAACTAGTGACCTCTGCTACATGAGGCGTGATTCCAATCAATTgttaatgagagagagagagagagagagagagagagagagatttatcaaacaaaattaaaatttccagGTTTGGAGTATAATACAATATCAACTTTTGGCCAacatatatagttatatacCAGGATCCTGgactaacaaaaaaagaaaaaaggtcatttcttttattaaattaatttgcatatgttttatattttcttgCAACCACCAAAAGAGATTTACTTCACAAATTCTTCTGAGCATTAGAAATAGAGgcttaaattttgaaaaacgaCCCAATACTTTTTGTAATGGATAGTAATCATCCGCTGACTCTGAGGATGAAATCTTAGGGATTagtgattcaaaaaaaaaaaaaagtattaggaCTTGGTAAACCTTCCATGGAAATTGTTCCTCTCTAATCTGCTTTGTGAATCTCCACATTGTACATGAAACGATGGAAcgtaatgtgttttttttgtgtcattttgtagttaaactatacctatcacaattcacaaaacCTCTAATCTCACTCCTACCAAAGGCTGTATGGTTTAGTTGTAAGATAAAACCATCATCACCTTACTTCCATTTTGTTGAGGATAAAGTTTGGTTAACAtctttgcataattttaaatatataactgtttcattgtatgttctttatgttcttaacatgtatgtcatattttgtgtcaatcgaatgttatttactattcgatcaataaacttattttttatgcataatattaaagtataaaaacttgaaatcaaAACATTTGAATGATGGAATAGTTATAGATCTTTAATCttcaagaaattttacaagtatgaaatatataaaaagaaaatgtaattcaatgatgGATTTATCAATATTCACATTTAATAAATAGACATTAGGTATTGAGAGCAATTGTAGCCAAATTCTGTCATTTTGTTAATAATATCAGAAACCTTAACAACAAGGTTCAAACAAGGCCGGTTTAAATACCACAGCAAAGCAACTAATTTCAGCTGAATATCTTATTTATAGCTTTCATCAAACATGCTTTCTATCTCAAGTCtcaagtaaaagaaaagaatgatcCACAACATAGCAAAGCTCTTACGAAATTCTAAAGATGTGGTAAAATTCAAAAGGCGATACTTAAAATTGCTTATGAATCAATAATCCAACAAAGTGAAATTGCAACTGCTTTGAATGATAATCGAAGATTATGGGAGAACAAAAATCCTTCAAGAAGGAAACAATTTTTTCGTAGCGAAAGTCCTCTAAACTAAGTTATTCAATTGAATAAAGAATAAATTCATGAAAAGCTGAATTCAAAAAGATTTTCATCAACATCTATAGTTATATGGGAGTGGAGATGTCTCTTTGTTCATCTTAATTAGGCGCCGCCTGAACCATACTTCTTACCAAACACGATTAACTGAAGCTTGTCATAACCTGCAAGCACACCAGCACCAGCAATGGCACGGAGGATATTTGCACCAGCTCCCTTAAAGAGAGATTTGGCACCCTCATTCTTAAGGATTTGAGAGAATGCATCGAGGGAGCTCTTGTACTTGACAGCCTCACCAGATGTCATCATCATTCTTCTCCGGACCGTATCAATTGGATATGAGGCAAGGCCAGCACCATTTGTGATGAGCCAACCAAGAGCAAAGCTAGCAAAGAAACTATCCTGAAATCATCCAGAAGATATATATGAGACCAACTGCTCTCCACAAATCTAACAATTCATAGTAAACTTGAGATAGAAAAACATGTTTCATTTATGGTAAAAGAGTTGCAATATTGAACATTGCTTAGTCGAGGCACAGAACATAAAGAACTAAGCCTAAAAAACACCACAAGTTATTCTTAATtccaaaatttagaaacatGTCAATAAGCCTAAATTATCAGTGACGGTGTTAATTATGGATATATCCATGCTATGTAAGTATTAAAATCACCAACAGAATCATCATATCATAtcacaattataaataaaatgaatccCCCAACTAACTCACTAACCTGCATCTTTCCAGTCAGGAGCACCGGCTTCAATGAGTCATACATTCCGAAGTATAAACCACGGTACACAATGATGCCAACACAAGAAATGTTGAAGCCACGGTAAAGGCCAGCAATACCATCCGATTGGAGAGTCTTCCTGTAGACATCGATCATGCCATTGAATTGCCTCTCTCCTCCCTTCTTTGCAGCCTTGGCATCATTTGCAAGACGGGTTCGAGCATAATCCAAAGAGTAGACAAAGAGCAGGGAAGAGGCACCCGCAGCACCACCAGAACCCAAGTTACCTGCAAACCATTTCCAGTAGCCATCCTTGTCTTTCTTGAAGTTGAACAGCCTCTTAAAGTAATCTTTAAAAGCAAAGTTCAAGGCCTGGGggagaaattaaaaactaattaaataaacaCGCGTACTGCAATAAAAGTTACTGCTAAATTGAAATGCTAGCAACATAAGAAAAGGCAAACCTGTGTGGGGAAATAGCGGATGACATTAGCTGTGTTCCCTCTCCACAATGCTACAACGCCCTCGTCTTTCATTGTTCGCTTGAAACAATCTAGAATTCCCTTGTAGGGTTCAGATAGCCGACCAGTCTTGATCATCTCATCCTGGTTCTGGATCAAGAGCTTCACACGCTCAATTGGAGCAGCAGCAGTTTTGGACACAGCAGCAGAAACTCCACCCATAAGAAAATCAATAACAAAGCCAGAAAAGCCTTTCTCTTTTGGGGCTTGGACAAACACAGGTGAGGCAAGCAATGACAAATCCTGTGTAGCTCGGCATGACTGAGTCATGGGATTTTGCAATCCTGCATTGGAGTAATTTCCATATGCAAAATTTCTCTTGTACAAAGCAGGACTTTGAAAGCGGTTTTGAACATCTTGGGAAACGCTGGAGCTGAGATGGAGCTGGCCAGAAAACTTTTGCATGACAGTTGGCTGCTGGTGCCTATCAGCCATAGCCATCACTTCTAGCAGTTAAAACCTCTGCAACCTATTTCAACACATAGAGGTCAGAGAGGACCAACATAAGAAAACAATAGCTATCTAGAATGATTGAGATAGTTACAGACCACAAAATGGTTCAATCAGTGTACAGATAGATCAATGAAAGATAACATCAAAGTTCTACACACTGAATCTtgtacctcttttttttttctttttctttttttgataagtaataaaagttttattatagcaaaagtgcaatgtgtTTGCAACTGTAAACTCACAGAAATGCAAAAAACGACCATTgatcaaaaaatttatgagCCTAAAAACACCAGAAAGGTCCAGAAAAAATCAGGTGGCAGTGTGTTCTGAACAGGAAACTGTATACAGTCATGATGAATTAGCTCAATGAAAAAATAACATCAAgctgatttttcatttttgtgcaAGTCTGACATCTTAACTAAtcggaaaaaaacaaaaaaaacaatccaaaatCCAGTTTTATTCGTTCACAATCAATTGAAATCGACAATAACTCCCACCTTGAAAAACAGAATCAAACAGAACTAATCTCAAAAACAATTGCTATACAAGAGTGAGCTCTCTTAGTGACTTCACTACCTGACTGAATCAGTCTACCACTTCTAGTTCTAACACCAATATTCAACACGATCACTTATTCTTATTAGTTTATATGCCTGCTCAATACTTGAGccaatgaaaatttaaataacagcATTTCCCTGCTCAGATTTACCACcataattcatttttaattaataaaaaatgcccATCTAGACCATCTAACAAGTTAAAATACATCGTACCCATCACACCCCAGATCTACATCGTAGAAATTAACGTACATTTAACAATTAATGATTAACCAATTAATATTTTCCAAACAACccattagaaaagaaaaagaaaaaccaatcaaagtttgaattttttttattaaaaaaaacaacatcaatctcaattaatcaattcaaacccaaatctaaaatctaaacaatGAGCCTCAGATTCACATAACAAAAGCAACCATCAATCATACATGGATCTAATCAAAACCAACCTGCAGAAATGATATCCAaagccaaaaaacaaaagcaggAAGACAAAGAATGAAACAGATCAGAGAAAACCCAGAAGCAAAAAGGGAGAGATCTGAATACCCTTTTCCTAGTTtacaatccaaaaaaaaaaaaaaaatttataacaacaACCTATAACAACCCGAAACTCCAGCTATCcttaaaacaaacacagccaACCATAGATAGTTCACAGAAACACACAAAAACCACTAACACTTTTTTAGACACTAACACATATAGAAAAACCGACCAAGTCAgacacaaagaaagagagagtaccGGTTGGCTCTGCCTTGGTTCTCGGAGAGTGAAAGGAAGAGAGGCAAGTGCAAAAAATGCATGAGGGTTTTGAATGGAAATGTGAGAGAGGGTTTTATATGGCTGTGGCTTATTTTCACGTAGAAAGTTcaaagttgttgttgtttttttaacGTAGGGAATGTCAAATCTGTGACGTGGTGTTTTGGTTTTGGGAGTTTGGTAACCGTTGATGTGGATTGTGAGAGTGTGAGATCTGACGGTGGTGGATGGATGGGTTGACTTTGAATTTTTGGCACTGATggctgttttgttttgtgtttgtttcacTTGAAAGTTGAGGAAAATTAGGAAAGTTTGGTAAGATACTTAATTTGAAATCATGATGATTCTGTTtggaaacctttttttttggttttttgatttGAAATCATGATGATTCTGTTTGGTTAGCAATGCCAACTTTGATTTGACATTTGAATCCAGATTCTTAGCAAAGCCTTGGCTGTACATGCTTTcctttttggtttggttttttttttttttttttttttttgggtgtaacTTTCATAATTAATTGTGTCAGTCCAAATGAGAATTATTCACTCTTACCGAatgattttctttctcttacAAGGGATGTGAGTTCTTTTGAGAAACACATGGTAGGATTCCATAAAAGTGAATAATTTCTCTTAACGAAAAATCTTGTATCTCAGGTGAGTGTTTTTAATGGAGAGTTTATTGGACAGTTTTATATGTTGAATATGTATTAAAATGCATTTGTTCTTGttactttattttatgttgatTTTATTATGTTTACTAGAATGCTCAAAATCAAGATAACAAAATACATTGGTTCTGGTTCATCAAACTGGAAACAATTAAAATAGTTGGTGGCTGCCAAATGAAGGATCATAAATCAGATCTCACACctatcaaataatttaaattctttctCTTGTTATCATCATTGTGTTTGCGTAAAATAATTTGGACTCAATTCTCATGGCTAGTGAACACAAATGGAGCCAATGTGGCCAAAGGACATCTGcctctttaggtttttttttttttttgggaaaaagcATTTTTCCCTTTATGTTTGGAGTGGTTCACAATTCTCACATTCATCTTTGAAACCAACCGGTTTCCTCTTTTATGTTTGGAAAATAAGCAAATACCCCCAATTTGTTatcttttcaattaaatttaacaaaattttgaagaaaaagttGAGAATTACActgttattttcttaaattgcATTTATAATAATTGTAATTTCATTAGATTTAACTGAAAAAGTAACATATTTGAAGTATTTGCtaatttctaaaacaaaaagtgGGAAATTAGTTGGTTCCAAAGATacccattttctttttgtttttttaagatagTGTTGCCTCTTTAGTtagtttgttattttagttGGTTTGTTATTGAAGAAAAACTTTATAGTAA
Protein-coding regions in this window:
- the LOC115965457 gene encoding ADP,ATP carrier protein 1, mitochondrial-like — protein: MAMADRHQQPTVMQKFSGQLHLSSSVSQDVQNRFQSPALYKRNFAYGNYSNAGLQNPMTQSCRATQDLSLLASPVFVQAPKEKGFSGFVIDFLMGGVSAAVSKTAAAPIERVKLLIQNQDEMIKTGRLSEPYKGILDCFKRTMKDEGVVALWRGNTANVIRYFPTQALNFAFKDYFKRLFNFKKDKDGYWKWFAGNLGSGGAAGASSLLFVYSLDYARTRLANDAKAAKKGGERQFNGMIDVYRKTLQSDGIAGLYRGFNISCVGIIVYRGLYFGMYDSLKPVLLTGKMQDSFFASFALGWLITNGAGLASYPIDTVRRRMMMTSGEAVKYKSSLDAFSQILKNEGAKSLFKGAGANILRAIAGAGVLAGYDKLQLIVFGKKYGSGGA
- the LOC115975695 gene encoding pentatricopeptide repeat-containing protein At2g22410, mitochondrial; translation: MNTLRSLRLFPNPNPLSLSSSSLLHARSLSLHKERRRPTNWNTTHTLVQTNPLLSLLERCKSMSQLKQIQAQMTLTGLSSNSFASSRLIAFCAISECRNLGYCSQILYNSNNPNVFSWNVAIRGYSESENMEEGVVLYKRMLRDGGSSRPDNYTHTYLLKVCAGLSWKLMGDEIVGHVLQMGFDSYMYVHNAVIHMLVSCGELIKARKVFDESCVRDLVSWNSLINGYVRRGLACEALGIYREMEVERVKPDEVTMIGVVSSCAQLGDLNCGREFHQYIEENRLELTVPLSNALMDMYAKCGNLEEAQAIFDSMENRTIVSWTTMIMGYAKLGFLGIARKLFYEQPEKSVISWNAIIGGYVQAKHSKEALALFHEMQASDIKPDEVTMVNCLSACSQLGAIDVGIWIHRYIEKHNIFLNVALGTALVDMYAKCGNITKALQVFREMPQRNSLTWTAVICGLALHGKAHDALSYFLMMIDSGLVPDEITFIGVLSACCHGGLVDEGRKYFAQMSFKFNIFPKLKHYSCMVDLLGRAGHLEEAEELIKCMPMEADAVLWGALFFACRIHGNVTMGERAALKLLELDPGDSGIYVLLANMYGDANMWEEAKKVRKMMVERGVEKTPGCSSIEVNGIVYEFIVRDKSHPQSEQIYECLVQLTRQSELVYPIYL